ACCCTGACCCTGCGCGGGCTGGTCGAGTTGTGGGCCAGCCGCTGAGCGGCATTGAGTTTTAAGTCCTGAACGTGGACGGGGCAGACACCACAAGCGTGACCCGCAGACGGCAATGTTTCGACCCCGCACTTCTCAGACAGACTAGGCTTGACAAATCAGAACCTTAGGCAGACTATGTAGACAGACATAGCTATGGAGGGGCGGCAACTTCGCGGGACGCCGCGTGGCCTAAGCCCAGACTGGAGGACGCATGAACCCGGACCTGCTGCGCGGAAACCTTGAACTGATCGTGCTGTCCATCCTTCAGCAGCGCCCCCTGTACGGCTTCGCCATCATTCAGGAAGCCAGAAGCCGCACGGACGGGTACTTCGACTTCAAGGAAGGCAGCCTGTACCCCGCCCTGCACCGGATGGAACAGGAGGGACTGCTGGCCGCCCAGTACGGCGAAAGCGGGCGCAACGGCAAACCGCGCAAATACTACGCCGTGACCGACAAGGGCCGGCAAATGCTGGAGGCCAGACGGCAGGAATTCAGCACCTTTACGGCGGCCGTGATGCGTCTCAGCGGAGTGTAGACCGTGACCACCCTGATGGGCACGCCCGCCCCGCTGGAAGCGTACCTGCGCCGCGCCACGGTGGGCCTGCCCCCAGAGCGCCGCGAGGAAGTCTGGAACGAACTGGAAGAACACGTCCTTTGCCGCGCTGAACAGCTGGAATTTGAAGGCCACTCTCCCGAACAAGCCCTGAAACTGGCCCTGCGCGAACTGGGGCCACCCCTGCGCGTCAGTGCCGCCATGAACGGAGTTCACAACATGCCCAAATTGATTGCTTTTGCTACGTTGACCACCCTTGCCCTCAGCGCCGGGTTGTACGCGTTCGCGGGAGGGGGCGGCAAAATCATGACCTTACCCGTGATTACCCAGGGGCCGGCGCAGAAGTGCATTGAGGCAGCAAGGAAAGATCAGCCGCAGTTGCCCGTCGTTTCACGCGACCAGCACTTCATCTGTTACCAGCCCGGCGACGCCCGCCACGACGGCGCATATCTCAGCATGACTACAGCCAAACGGGCCATTGAGGCACTGGGAGGGACATTATCAGTGCACTCAGATGGACGCTACAGGTTGGAAGGCCCCAACGGTTGGACAAGTTTCGCTCCCGTTTTCCGTGAGGCGAACGATTACTACGTGCCTGCGGCCAATTTCCTTGGAACGCTGCTTCGCACCCAATCCATCCACAGCGAAAAACAGATCATTCTGCGCCACTACCGAAACCCTGAACTGTCCTTTGGCGGATTAACGCTGAAGCTCAGTCAACCTGTGAACGAACCCATCGGGCAGCACATCTATAGCAGCGTGGGCGACCTCCTCATGTCACAATTGGTCTACGCGGATGCAGACGAGGGTTTTCAGTACGAAGCGTATTACAACACCGCCGGTGACGTGCCCCACACCATCAGCACAGGGCTGAAGCCGGATGAAGCGGTGTTCGTCCTGGCACGCCTCGGAGACAATACATTCAAAGTCGTTACCCGACCTGTTGGGCCAAACGGGAAAGTGAGTTTCTTCTACCTACCTGGAGAGTTGCGTTTCGTGACCAGCGCAAAGGAGTTGACTCCGCCCCAGGCAGGACAGCCCACGCCCGTCATGCTGGTTCGGCTGACAAACGTGCCCTTGAACAACCTTCGGACTGGCATTTTCCTCCCCAAATAACTTCTTCTGCTTCTCCAGGCGGCTCTCTCGCGGGAGTCGCTTTTCTGTTGCCGCCTTTCGTTTATTCTTGTTCGGTTTACGGCCCCGGAATCCATCCGTCCGGCCA
This DNA window, taken from Deinococcus fonticola, encodes the following:
- a CDS encoding PadR family transcriptional regulator encodes the protein MNPDLLRGNLELIVLSILQQRPLYGFAIIQEARSRTDGYFDFKEGSLYPALHRMEQEGLLAAQYGESGRNGKPRKYYAVTDKGRQMLEARRQEFSTFTAAVMRLSGV
- a CDS encoding permease prefix domain 1-containing protein; its protein translation is MTTLMGTPAPLEAYLRRATVGLPPERREEVWNELEEHVLCRAEQLEFEGHSPEQALKLALRELGPPLRVSAAMNGVHNMPKLIAFATLTTLALSAGLYAFAGGGGKIMTLPVITQGPAQKCIEAARKDQPQLPVVSRDQHFICYQPGDARHDGAYLSMTTAKRAIEALGGTLSVHSDGRYRLEGPNGWTSFAPVFREANDYYVPAANFLGTLLRTQSIHSEKQIILRHYRNPELSFGGLTLKLSQPVNEPIGQHIYSSVGDLLMSQLVYADADEGFQYEAYYNTAGDVPHTISTGLKPDEAVFVLARLGDNTFKVVTRPVGPNGKVSFFYLPGELRFVTSAKELTPPQAGQPTPVMLVRLTNVPLNNLRTGIFLPK